The genomic stretch GCATTTGCCCCCCTTTGTACTTTAGCTTCACCAAGGTAGACTTGGGCATGACATTCAGAGATGAACCGGTGTCAATTAGGATATTAGACAAAGAATCCCCTTGACAATTGGCTGAGATATGGAGAGCGAAGTTGTGATTCTTTCCTTCTTCTGGcagttcttcatcacaaaagccTAAGCCATTGCACGAAGTGATGCTGCCTACAACATTGTTGAACTGCTCTGCTGTTATATCCTGTTCTACAAAGGCTTGATCAAGCACCTTCAGTAGTGCTTCTCTGTGGACAGCTGAATTCAATAATAAGGACAGGAtcgagatttttgacggtgtctgtAGCAACTGATCTACCACTTTGTAGTCACTGAGCTTGATAATTCTAAGTAGTTCATCTGTTTCTTTATCAAGGGTTGAATTGCTTGTTTGCCCTTCTGCTTCTCTTGTCACTGGTACCACGACTACTGGATCTTTCTCAACATTTCTACTTGGGATAACCGGCGGAGCGAACACGCGGCCACTGCGCGTCATTCGGCTATTTGCTGCGATATTGGTAACTGAGGCTAAGGTTTTAATCTCGACCTCTTTACCGTTCTCAATAATAGTTGCTGCATAGCGGTAGGGGACCGCTTTATCTGAAGTGTAAGGCATTGGGCCCGGAGGGCAAATCACCACTGGCTCCCTCGGATGATAAGCTATCTCTACTTTCTCTGGAATGTTGAAGCAAGGAATGATGACATTCACCTCTTGTTCTTGTGATTCTGGAGAACTCACTTGTCTAGAAATCTGAATCAAACCCTGATCAAGGACGCCTTGCAAATCATCTTGAATCTTTCTACAACCTCTTGAATTGACTGAACATGTACCACAGATCTGGTGGTCATGTTGGAATAGACCATGAGCACATAAAACAGAATGAATTTCAACCAAAGACCGCCGAATCTCCTCTATCTTCGTAACACGTTGTTCATTGAGACAAACTTCTATATTGTTCACTGATGAAGGACCATGACTTGGCATTGGATTGTCCTTCACATTGGGACCCATGTTCTTGAAGGTCAGGATACCTGCTCTTGTCAACTTCTGTACTTCCAACTTTAAAGCAAAACAGTTGTCTAAGTCATGACCTGGAGCATTCTGATGAAAGGGACAAGATAcctctggcttgtaccaccaagGTAGCACTTCTGGTACAAGAGGTCGTGGTCGTGGTTGCACAAGGTTTTTAGTGATCAAAGctggatacaattctgcatatgacattggaattggatcaaaattggTTCTTCTTTGCTGCTGTGGTGGACGTTGTTGTAactgatgttgatgttgttgaggttgatgttgttgctgatactgagtaTTCTGTTGGAAGCGGTTGGTACGCTGCTGAGGGTATTGGACTTGAACTGGAGCGGAAGTGATTACTGGAGTCACGGCTGCTATATGTTGGTGTTGGGAATGGTAAGGATAATTGATCCTTCTTGGATGATTATAGGACACAACATTAGTTTCTTGTTCCTTCTTTTTCATAAAACCGCCGTACCTCTTTGCCCCGCTTGAAGATGAACTTCCTTCTCTGACTAGACGCCCTTCTCGAACTGCTTCCTCTAAACGGACTCCCATGTTTACCATGTCAGTAAAGTCTGTAGGAGCGCTTGcaatcatcctctcgtaataaaaAGTATCAAGAGTCTTTAAGAACACTTtcgtcatctccttttcttccataGGTGGAACAACCTGTGCTGCAATTTCGCGCCACCTTTGCGCGTATTCACGGAATGTCTCCTTTTCTCTTTGTTGCATGgacctcaactgatctcggtctggcacattatcaaggttgtatttgtaatgtttgataaaggcctcgcctaaatcgttgaaagtcttgatctgagaactgtctaatcccatataccaGCGTAAAGCTGCACCGGTAAGGCTGTCTTGAAAACAATGAATGAGCATCCTTTGGTCGTTGGTGTACATTGACATCTTTCGCACGTACATAACCAAATGGGTCTGTGGACAAGAActtcctttgtacttttcaaattcTGGTAGTTTAAATTTTGCTGGCATCCTTACGTCTGGAACCAAACACATATCATTTACATCTCTGCCAAACAGTTCTTTCCCACGAAgagcttttatctctttttgtaattccgcaaactgatcctggaattcatccattctatcattgagaccaggatcctcacttggggtagggccgtgatagacaggttctcctaggtgaggagtatagtgaacaacgggaggcacattagtgaagacaggagcatttggtggaacgaactcttgttgatatctatcttgattaagatccctgggtatttcccaaggacgggatgctgtgatggtaacagaagtgactgggacagcgttgatttctgaagcgatgactgtagtgacgggtgctgctgttgtctgattctgaatttgaggttgattctgtgccgaagtctgtcctgaattatgaacttgagccctagcctgggcttcctctgcttgtagacgggcggttaacatttggttgcgcatctctgctgcctgtgcttgcgcctggatctgtgcatcttgtgcttcggcaacctgagcttgtgctgtttgaagttgagcagcttgggctgcttggtttgctatcaatgtctcgaccatagcagaaaggcggtcaacctgagctttcaattctcggttctcgttatctgttatctccattcttcttttgtagttggctcttgtgttgtaattatgcgtcagcttgaaatggatctgctggcgggaagcaactgttagaagactggaccaagacagacaacctgtatgcacgtgatgcatggatatgcaaaatgaatgattttccaaggaactctaagtgaaggaaaagatagaattgcaaacatttttgataacaaaacaaaattttcattttaagcatttttatcaaaatatacaaagttatcaacccaaaatacaaccaagaaaaccatttaaggacatgtgtcatcaggacgagcataaacaagtaggagttgtccttcaagtctctcaattctttcttcataggccttctgcataaaagctttctccttcaccaaactgtctacaagacctttccatgcacctgaggactgtggaatctgggagtaatctgttgtgcctgaggaaaataaatcctcttgcacccttggacgtttacctgcacgatcttctccactctgctcctttaactgtctctgaagttcttcattttccatttcgagcacctgggccttatccttccaagcgtctctctctttcttgaccctctccaaggtggcttggagttcttctttgtcatctagcggaaggtagggggtcttcaacggagcgggtttgataggatcatgatgtgggtatggcattttcaactgtatagctctggctctgatccactggaggtacggctcataggaggtacaatctttcttacccaattcaagtctccctttgcgacaaacacgatgccaagctcttactactctctctttcatggtagggtcctcctcgttatccctcaagaaaataccttctaaaagaatgttaggaggcttgtccttcatagggtaaccgagttgtctcctagcaagtactggattataagaaatgattccctttgtgcccatgaggggcacattggggaactccccgcaactatcaatgatcttcacatcgtctaaaactctactataccatgcaatatctgactgggtaagagacataatcctctgtgaccactgaagtcctgacttgcgatcccaaaaagtagctgacttaggaagatgagagacaaaccatttgtagagtaacggtatacagcagactatggttcctcctcctttcaaagtacggtaatggatggaatgataggtgtctccgagcaaagttggaacaggattaccacttaggaagatgcgtatagcatatgaatccacaaaaccttcaatattaggaaatagtaacaaaccgtagatcaacaaggcgaacagatgctccacaataatatcacaaccttgactggcaaaataagaaaccttccccattaagaacttggcagtgaaacctagaagtcctcctttggtggtgaagttattcttgaattctgacttcttcatgtacaacacttctgcaagagaactgtgctcgggtaacttttctgaaccagagaaaggtactgtatcagcaactgggatgtgaagcaattgggcatactcttccaatgtaggcatgagttgatagtctgggaatgtgaaacagtgatagactggatcatagaattgtactaatgtctgcaataacccttcttccatcctaagtgtcaataaagatataagtgccccatatctgtctctgaaaccaatacgatctgcgatcgaagaaaccggtttctttagttcatctatctttggattgatgagattgtactttttcacacttctccgtccaaaatccatgtttcctgcaatatttgcaatcctcactttaagttccttggacaaaggttgaaatgatgggaatgaatgcatgtcatgcatgaatgcaacaaacacaaacatcgtcaaacaatacaaggctcaaagttcatcaccagcatggagtttaggacaaagccccaagataagttctaaggttcacctgccaaacgggttctaaaagttcccaaggttatggatccttcttcggataataccgggttaagcaactgctcgttttccaatattattctcaaaagaatctcgcttgagtgtgatatcgcgtatcaaccaaaccagacttttggtccgaagtggtcaccgcatcacatcctaagtaaggccaagatggggtaaaggtaaactaaggtccttggcttcacgggcccgtcgaaagcaacaatgcctcacaaatgacttgtttagcactatcaccctcaaagaggcctccaccaagcggacaaaggctcaagtcaactcggtaaggattgtctcctatcaagtcaacctgaattatcatccatcctatctcaaatgtgccccaaatccgggtataggatttatcacaagtatcccccaaaacccaaaataacaaacattacaaacaatacaatttagcaaatattcacaaagcaaacatataaacaagcaaagataggctaaaccctcaaataagtttaatcattgttatccccagcagagtcgccattctgtcgcggcgggatttttcacgagattaagtattgattgaacttaacccgtttgaaaaatattttaaatgcaagagtcgccaccgtcttttattttatccaaaaagaggaagggaaaataacgataaatccctttagagttacgggttcgggggttggttatgcaaagggaaggtattagcaccctctacatctgtggtactccacaggaacctttttgcttatgtttatgtgaatgctttgcttttttcgctttgatcgtttgattggggag from Lathyrus oleraceus cultivar Zhongwan6 chromosome 7, CAAS_Psat_ZW6_1.0, whole genome shotgun sequence encodes the following:
- the LOC127103630 gene encoding uncharacterized protein LOC127103630, giving the protein MQQREKETFREYAQRWREIAAQVVPPMEEKEMTKVFLKTLDTFYYERMIASAPTDFTDMVNMGVRLEEAVREGRLVREGSSSSSGAKRYGGFMKKKEQETNVVSYNHPRRINYPYHSQHQHIAAVTPVITSAPVQVQYPQQRTNRFQQNTQYQQQHQPQQHQHQLQQRPPQQQRRTNFDPIPMSYAELYPALITKNLVQPRPRPLVPEVLPWWYKPEVSCPFHQNAPGHDLDNCFALKLEVQKLTRAGILTFKNMGPNVKDNPMPSHGPSSVNNIEVCLNEQRVTKIEEIRRSLVEIHSVLCAHGLFQHDHQICGTCSVNSRGCRKIQDDLQGVLDQGLIQISRQVSSPESQEQEVNVIIPCFNIPEKVEIAYHPREPVVICPPGPMPYTSDKAVPYRYAATIIENGKEVEIKTLASVTNIAANSRMTRSGRVFAPPVIPSRNVEKDPVVVVPVTREAEGQTSNSTLDKETDELLRIIKLSDYKVVDQLLQTPSKISILSLLLNSAVHREALLKVLDQAFVEQDITAEQFNNVVGSITSCNGLGFCDEELPEEGKNHNFALHISANCQGDSLSNILIDTGSSLNVMPKSTLVKLKYKGGQMRHSGIIVKAFDGSRKSVIGEVDLPIGIGPHVFQITFQVMDIVPAYSCLLGRPWIHEAGAITSTLHQKLKFFKNGQIVTVNGEQAMLISHLSSFSVIEADETAVQTPFQALTIDDYKKSEGSIASFKDAQQIVKTGPTEMWGKRWVYQHGSS